The Hemiscyllium ocellatum isolate sHemOce1 chromosome 31, sHemOce1.pat.X.cur, whole genome shotgun sequence sequence ACTCTAAGGactactgtagatgctggaaccCGGAGTCCATAGATATGaaactggaagagcacagcattcgaggagcaggaaagtcaacgttgaCATTCCCTACTCCTcggacacagggtggtggtggtggagggttgtttttctggctggagtcctgtgaccagtggagtgccacaaggatcagtgctggatctactacttttcatcatttatataaataatttgatgCTAGcatagaggtatagttagtacgtttgtgaaatttggaagtgaagtggacagcgaagaaggttaccctcagattacaacaggatctggaccagatgggccaatgggctgagaagtggcagatggagtttaattcagataaatgtgaggtgctgcattttgggaaagcaaaccttagcacggcttatacacttaatggtaaaagtcctagggagtgttgctgaacaaagagaccttgcagtgcaggttcatagctccttgaaagtggagtcgcaggtagaatggatagtgaagaagacgtttggtgtgctttcctttattggtcagagtattgagtacaggagttgggaggtcatgttgcggctgtacaggacattggttaggccactgttggaatattgcatgcaattctgatctccttcctatcggaaagatgttgtgaaacttgaaagggttcagaaaagatttacaaggataatgccagggttggaggatctgagctatcgggagaggctgaacaggctggagctgttttccctggagcatcggaggctgaagagtgaccttatggaggtttacaaaattatgaggggcatggataggataaataggcaaagtcttttccctggggttggggagtccagaactagaaggcataggtttagggtgagaggggaaagataaaaaagagacctaaggggcaactttttcatacagagggtggtatgtgtatggaatgagctgccagaggatgtggtggaggctggtacaattgcaacatttaagaggcatttggatgggtatatgaataggtagggtttgtaggggtatgggccgggtgctggcaggtgggactagattgacttgggatatctggttggcatggacggtttggaccgaagggtctgtttccatgctgtacatctctatgactgccgtgctcttccagaTTTACGTCTATTGATTGAGTCATACATCTCCGTCTCAGCCTTGCTGTAGTACTCCAGTGAAGttcagttagagacaaaaaaactgcaaaatgctggaatccaaagtagacaagcaggaggctggaagaacacagcaagccaagcagcatcaggaggtggagaagtcaacatctCGAGTATTGCTTGCTTGTCTACCATGGAAGGTCGACGTCATTTTCCATTAGggaactctgcagccttctggattcaattTCGAGAtgaacaattttagggcttgtcTCATGTCCTTACTCCAACCCCAGCACACCAGTCCCAATCACCACATGGGCTACTACTACAAACCACCCATTAGCAGCCATTCAATCACCTCGACTAACCGttttttttggattagtggtgctggaagagcacagaagttcaggcagaatccaaggagcagcaaaatccgcgtttcgagcaaaagcccttcatcaggaataaaggcagagagcctgtggcgtagagagataagctagaggagggtggggatggggaaaaagtagcatagagtacaataggtgagtggggaggggatgaaggtgataggtcagggaggagagggtggagtggataggtggaaaaggagctaggcaggtagggcaagtctggacaagtcatggggacagtgctgagctggaagcttggaactagggtgaggtgggggaaggggaaatgaggaaactgttgaagtccacattgatgccctgtggttgaagtgttccgaggcggaagatgaggcgttcttcttccaggtgtctggtggtgagggagcggcggtgaaggaggcccaggacctccatgtcctcggcagcttgtgaggaggagttgaaatgttgggtcccggggtggtgtggttgattggtgcgggtatctcggagatgttccctaaagcgctctgcgaggaggcgcccagtctccccaatgtagaggagaccccatcgggagcaacggatacaataaatgatattagtggatgtgcaggtaaaactttgatggatgcgggaggctcctttagggccttggatagaagtgagggaggaggtctggtttccagcatctgcagtcattgtttatacCTTATCCATATCTTTGTCCAACTGCTCTGTCTGGGCTCTATCTGCACCTCTTGATTAAAGTGCacaccacaccccaccctcctcaTAAAAAACATCATTTTCTGAgctaacatcagttctgaggaagggtcactggacccgaaacattaactctgatttctctccacagatgctgagatttttcagaaaTTCTTGTTTGTGTCATCATCCTGTCAGGGGAATAGCAGCATGGAAGAGGCGGGGCTACTGTTCGGGGGCGGGGCTACTGTTCGGGGGGCGGGGCTACTGTTCGGGGGGCGGGGCTACTGTTCGGGGGCGGGGCTCCGGTTAGGATGGTGAAGGTACGCGCCATATAGAAGCCGAGGCTTGTGAAAGGGGGGGGCGGGCTGACATGAGGGTGGGCGTGGCTAgtgttgggggcggggttacgcagCGGGACGTCCACGTGATAGGTCGGGACAGTGGGAAGCGGAGCTGGATGGAGTGGGATGGGTACAGAAGGAAGCGGGGTCACGGTGGATTGGCCGGACACGTAAATGGGCGGGGCTATCTAGGGGTGTCGTCATAAACGGAACGTCACTTCGTGAGGGTGGAGTTATTAAATGGGCGAGTGTTGTGTCGTCATTGATTGGGCGGGGCCTACAGTGGGAGGCGGGGCTATGAACCTGGGGACGGGCCCTGGCGGACAACATCTCgcttatttaaattaaaattatcGAATAGCCAAAATAATTTTGGATTGGCCCATGGGAAATATGTCAGAATTTACTTTAATCCTGCTTCACTTGAGAAATTTCGGTTGTATTTGTGGAACGGctggtgagaggtgaaaggtgaAAGGTGACGGTTAGAGGGCGGGGCTTCTTGTGTAATGGCGGCAGGTTAACAGGAAGGTGCTGACCGTGTGAGAGAGCTGCGTACCGCGCCGGTGAGTGATTAGCCGCCTGTCGCCGACACGGAGGCTCGGTAACGCGCGCTAGGCTGAACAGTAGCGGCACCGGAATGGAGGCTGCGTGTTTGAGGCGCGCCGCCACTCCCGGTGTGGCACCGGGCTGGACAGCTGGGTGTCGGAAGGACCCCGGGCTGGTGTGCCGTCCCCGCAGGGACCAGCAGAGGGCAGCCCCACGGGCGAGCATCGCACTGTCCCACAACAAGcccacacccctacccccactccccactcccccacccccacacccccattctccccactcccccaacccccttccactctccccactcccccaccccccactccccactcccccaccccccttccactctccccactcccccactccccactcccccactccccactcccccaccccccttccactcccccaccccccttccactctccccactcccccaccccccttccactcccccaccccccttccactctccccactcccccaccccccttccactcccccacccccccttccactctccccactcccccacccccccttccactctccccactcccccacccccccttccactctccccactcccccactccccactcccccaccccccactcccccacccccactcccccaccccccttccactcccccaccccccttccactcccccaccccccttccactctccccactcccccacccccccttccactctccccactcccccacccccccttccactctccccactcccccacccccccttccactctccccactcccccacccccccttccactctccccactcccccccccccccccccttccactctccccactcccccacccccccttccactctccccactcccccacccccccttccactctccccactcccccacccccccttccactctccccactcccccacccccccttccactctccccactcccccacccccccttccactctccccactcccccactccccactcccccaccccccactcccccactccccactcccccacccccccactcccccaccccccactcccccacccccccccactccacccaccccccttccactctccccactcccccacccccccttccactctccccactcccccacccccccttccactctccccactcccccacccccccttccactctccccactcccccacccccccttccacTCTCCCCACTTCCACTCCTTCCATTGGGCTAAATGGCCCGTTTTCACACTGGGTTTTCTATTAAACAAAACtgatgtggcacagtggttagcactggtgcctcatccGCCAGGggtccgggtttgattcctgcctcgggtgactgtctgtgtggagtttgcacattctccccgtgtctgtatgggtttcctccaggtgctctggtttcctcccacggtccaaagttgtgcgggtcaggagaattggccgtgctcaattgcccgtagtgttaggtacgttagtcaggggtaaatatgggttGGGAAATGGATCTGCGTGGGTTcggaggggtcggtgtggacttgttgggccgaagggcctgtttccatactgtaaggaatctaatctaaaaactggtCAATGATGATCAATTGATTTCATTGAAGGAGAAAGGTGGGGAATTAATATGCAAGTAGAGCAAGCATTTGGGCAGTGAAATGACATGATTTTTAATTGCAATGACATTGGAATACAAGAaatttggaggctgaggggtgattttctagatgtttataaaatcatgaaggtcatggGTAGCGTATATAGCCAACAttgtttccccagggtaggaagGCCAaaacagagggcataggtttaagctgagaagggaaacatttcaaaagggcaactttttcaagctgaggatggtgtctgtatggaatgagtagccagaggacgtggtgaagGCAGGTAAAaaaataataacatttaaaatacatctggatgggtaaatgaataggaaaggtttagagggatatgggccaaatgctggcaaatgggactagattaatttagaatatctggtcggcattgtcgagttggactgaagggtttctagacagctctatgactctataagtaacactgtcttgctgcaattgtgtgGACCTTTGGTGAGATTGTTCCTGGAGTAATGTACACAGTTTTGTCTCTGTACCTAAGAGAGAATATGTTTACCTGATGCAAACAAGGTTCACTTGATTTCCTCCTGGGAAAAGGGAATTATTCTACACAGAGATTTGGTAGAATGGGTCCACAAGGAGTTTAGAAGAAATCAAGTTGAAACATGAGATTCTGGTTGTGCTTGACTTTGTGGATGTTCAGAAGCAGATACCCCTGGCTGGGGAAATCTAAAACATGGCACAATCTCAGGATAAGTGGCTgaccatttgggactgagatgaggagagatatCTTCTCTTGTAGGATTGTGAAGCTTTGGAATTTCTAATCTTCCCAGCCTCTGTTTGAAACTGAGCCAAGCATATCCTTGCCATCCAATTTGATCGACCTATTTCTAAGATGCTCCTTACAACCCTCCAGCTTTACAACAATGTTTTGGTCTACTGTCCTACCTGACATCTCCTATGGTTTGTTTGATTAATTCTGCTGGAAAGCACCTTGAGAATGTTTCACTATATTCAGGATGCTATATCTCCACAAGTTGTTCTTGTTTCCTGTTATTACACCCCCACCTTTCATTCACTCAACATTAATTTGCTTTTCCTCCCAGTAGAATTACTGAGCTTGTCATGGCTGCTGTGGGTTTTAAACGAGAAGGTCCACAGTTTATCAGCGAGTTAGCAGTGCGAGGAAACGCTGCCATCCTGGACTATTGCCGCACGTCTGTGTCTGCACTGTCGGGTGCCACTGCTGGGATCCTGGGGCTGACAGCACTGACAGGTTTCATCTTCTACTTTGTTGCCTCTTTCCTCCTCTCCGTGCTGCTCATTGTAAAAGCTGGACGGCGCTGGAGCAAGTATTTCAAGTCTCGCCGCCCTCTCTTCACTGGAGGCCTTGTCGGTGGCCTCTTCACCTACATCCTGTTCTGGACCTTCCTGTACGGCATGGTGCACGTTTACTGAAGCAGGAACTTGCCTCCTGCTCCCATCAGACAATTGGAGCAGCACAAACACTTCCACCGTCACCTCCATCCACTTGTTGAATCTTACAAATTAAACTTGTCATCGTCATAAACTGCACAGATTCTGTTCCCAGTTGTGAGGTCAGATTGTGCTTTAGGTTCGGTTGTCTTTAAGTTTTGTGTGGTTGGGTTGATCACTGAGGCTGTGGGAATGTTTCAGTCCCCCGTTCCAAATGCAGTAAAGCAGCTGAAAAGTTTGCCAGCCAGGATATTCCTCGTAACCTTTTAATGGGTCAGTGAGGGGAGTTGTGGAACTGGTTAGTTCTTGTTGATGGATACTTCTGGGCACAGGCCACAGATTTTAAATTCTTCTACCATATTGTGAAGACTATTTGTTGAAAAGGGGGAGAGGATTTTCCCTGGAATTCCAACCTCCCCCTTCATAACCTGCCTTGACTTCACTACTTAGCATGTGTTGTGACAGAGAgcccccccccctcacttccctaaCTGCATGCAGCGAGTAATCCCCTTGACCATTGGCACTGACCTTCCCTCCCCTGTGGAGGCTGTGCTGACAGGGCACCATGCCCCAACATCTGGCTCCAGCCCCCTGTACTCTGTGACAGGACAGTCCATATTCATCTGGCATGCAGTGCCTTTTGGAACTGTATTGTTTATTTGTTAGCAGgccatcctccctccctccctcccctcgaTGCTGGGTCATGGAATTCTCAGGAGGTATTCTCGACAGAAGCTGAAGGAGTCCCACAGGGATGGCTCTTTGTGCAGAGAAGGGATTGGTCTTCGAGGCTTGGCAGTTTCTACATCATTACCAAGTTTATTCTATGGTTCACGTCTCTACTTGGGGAAAATGGAAGAGTATCTTTGAGTGCAGACAGATTTAAAATGAGATCCTGGAACACAGCAGGGAAAGCTGGAATCGGTTTCACTGTGACGTAGGCTGTAACAAGTTCAAAATCTGAGAATCAGGGATTTACAATTAAACCATTTTGTCACTACTGATGGTAATTGATATGTTTTTAACAAGACATTTGCCCATTTTTGTGGGAACCAGTGAATGTTTCAGAAAAGTAGCAAATAACCTTGTCTTAATTCATGTTTCCAGGCTGCCTGCCTGTATTTTACAACAATAAACTCAACCTGGCTGTTCCCATGTCAGTTCTGTCTGACTTCATAGTTAAGGTTTGTTTGAGCTCAGTGAaaattgggggggtggggggggggggaggggtggtgttatATTGTTGAGATGTTCTCAGTGCAGCAGAGCCTATAAGATGTGCTGAAAAATGAACAAGAGTGGctcgttggctcagtggttagaactgctgccacccagcaccagagacctgggttagattcctgCCTCAAGTGACCATGTGTAGAGTTTGcagtgtctgtgagagtttcctctgtgcttcagtttccttccacaatccaaagatgtgcaggttaagtgaattggccatgctaaattgcccatagtgttcaggaatatgtagtTTAGATGCGTTCATCTGAGGAAATATGGAGTAGTAGGATAGGGTGGGTTactcagggtcagtgtggacttgttgatgcaaagggtctgtttccacactctggggattctGTGAATGTTCCTCAGTGAAATACCTATCTGCAGACTTCGTTGATTATTCAGAGGAAAGTATTTGTGACACCCGCCGTGTGCTCCTATTATAGACACTGCCATTGAAAACATGATGATGCAACTTGGAGACAGATGTTCAACTGTCCTGTTTATTTCAGACAGAAACAGCCATGTGTACTCACCAGTTTGCACCTCCCAGCTTTGATCTCTTGCTTGATGTAAGTTTTTAGGGTCATGAGAAGCAATGCCTGCAGTTTGTCTTGGTCACAGGATCAAAAGCATCTCTGGGTGAAGTGGGAGAAGGTGCCTGACTGGATTCCTCTATGAAGAGATGGTATGGACTCGATGGCATGGACTCAATGGCATCCTGTGCTGTAAGGAACTGCAGAGCTGAGTTTTTTGCTTCGTCATAGATCAGTATTAAAAAGCCCCCCTTATCCTTTTAGCTGGACAGTAACACCAAGTTACTGTCGTGCACGGTAACCTGCCCTAGTTAAAACACTGAAGACACTTTTAGAAGCACTTTGAGGAAAGGCCACtcggcctgaaatgttaactctcatttctgagcttttccagcaatttcaattgttGTCTTGAAGTAGTTTGTTGGCCAGAAAGCAGTGAGGTGTCCTGAGGTTGCCCTCTAACTGAATGAGAAACATGCACAATCAATTGTTACAAAACAACTTTATTCCTAGTCTTTTGCATTTTTACGTTCATGAACATGTTACAGTGGAACTTGTGACCCAGAGCAGCACCTGCTTAAAAAACAATcaataatttttcttttaaaaagcaatGCATTGATTATAACAACAATGTGAGGATTCCACTGGCCCATCCTGTGTACATGGCTCGTGTAACTGTGCTCAGAGCTGAAaccttaacaaaaaaaaactgggggTGGTGCTTACCATGTGAGTTTGTACTTTAGGGTGTGGTTATGGTTAGGGAACTAAACACTTCCCCAAAAGCACCACGATGGTGACTTTAAGTTAAAAGGTGGGATGGGAGAATAGGGTATTGTGGACAGACCCACAAACCCTCCTCCAATAGCCACTCTCCTGCAAACTTGGGCAAAGAAAACTGAAAAGAGGCAGATGAAGCAAATTTCCCATAACCACGAAATATCACCAAAAGAAAGCTGCCTCCCAGTATCAAAGAAGCTCAATTCTCCCTGCAAATTACCTAAAAAAATCCTCCAAGGGTTAAATGATAAAACATTGAATTAGCAGAAACTGATTGTAGTTTTTCTTGCTGAATGGCTGCTTTCTTCGTATTGTTCTGTGGGTATCTACATTCTCATAACAAAACAATCCTTATAGTGAGGATGTTATCTGGAGCTCAGTTCATTCCCTCTCAGAACTGGGAGTGGGAATTTGAAGGGGCTGTGTTCCAGGTAACATCACAAGGCTCCCAGCCTATGTCCCTAGTAATAGGGGAGACTGTCCATAAACAGGGACAGATACAAACTTGAATCACCCAGTGATCATGCATCAACAGGCCTCAGCAGAAAACACCAACACAAATCAGGTACTAGCCCATAAACTGGATCCAATGAAGATAGAGACCAGTCAGTTGTGTTAACTGATTCATTGCTCCCTGGGCTACTGTTGGACAGTTCATAGTCATTTGGCTAAAGTTTCCAGAACTTTCATTTTTGGTAAAgtggaaaggaaaataatttgctcaatttttaaaatatcacgATTACAGCTGAAAGACAAAGAAAACAGTAAATTACAAATTTTACAGTTACTACAAAACAGTGCAGCTTTTTAGTGTGAATATTAATTACATCACAGTTTATTAAAAGCTTTTAATAACTTTTTTTACACAATTTTACAGCAGCTGAAAGTGCTCAGGGTTATATTTGAGTCTGGTGGAGAGGAGCAAGTGGCTGCGGAATGCCCAGCACTATATTCCTCTTGAAGCCCACCGTGTTGTCTCTAAGGAGGCAAAGAGTGAGAGAATTGATCCATCAATCTCTGGTATCACTTGCGTTTCCCAAACAGCGACTTCTTGCCTGAGGCTTTATCGCCAGAGATTAGCTTTGACCCGATCAACAGACGCGCCTTCTCATCCTTCTCCTGTTGCTGGATATTACTGTCTGCTTTAAGCTCCGTGCTCCTTCCCCTTGCCTCCAATCCTGAGGTTGGTTTCAAACGGAGTTTCTCTTTTATTACCTGTGAAAGGTAGAGTAGCATAAAGAGGAAAGAAAACTTGGTGTTTCTATAACAGTTTTTAATCAAGGCCAATAAACTCTCCATTTCAAACTCCTATACTACCTAGACAGGTACAGAGAATTGTTAATTATTTGAGGCACCCCACCTGGCTGCTCACCCTGAATGAGCTGTGATGGcgtaacaaaagcaaaatactgcagatgtttgaaATCTGCAATAAAGacagtcaatactgggaatactcagcagttctggctgtATCTGTTGAAGAAAGTGTCAAGATTCTGGTTTAAGTAGGACTTCTCTTCAGAACGATGCCAACATTTATTCTCTTGTGATTTTATCCTCCTGATCCCAGTTCACTTCATGCCATCCTTTCTTTTTATAGGTATCTATTATTTGCCTCAAATGTTCCCTGTGGTAGGAAGTTCTATATTCTCTCctggtgggtctgggtaggatgctgtttggagggtcggtgtggactcaatggaccaaatggcctgtttccacactataggaaatctAAGATCTTAACTCTGTAATTTAGAACAAGGTTTAATTGCTCGGGTAAAGTACCAAGACTGAGCtggttagcacagttggctggacagctgggtTATGAttatgccaacagtgtgggttcaattcctgctttgcTTGATCTGGTCTGTGgtttggtgaccctcaggttcaaCTTCGAGTAGTcacctctctctctaatgagagcacAGCTCCATGGTCCTCTGGGACGATGGCAACTATTAATACAGAATAATGATGTAAAATGCAACTGGACAGGTTCAAGAGGGACGATAGGTCACAATTAACTTAATGGCAGGACTGGGTTAGACAGAGAACATAATCAGGagcagccccttgagcctgctcctctTCCAGAGAATGTGGCCTCGCTGGAACAGGCTGGGGGCAAGTGCAGAAAAAGCCACTCTCTGAATCCCTTTAAGTGGGAACTGACTGAAATTAAAACAATTTTGTACAAAAGGTGGGAACACTGCAGTGTAGATCAGAGATTTGGGCTAGTTTCAGTTGCTGCAGCAGAATTTTTACTTTCACTGTCCTCATCTCCAAGGAGATTACAAGGTCGGTCTCAGTCATGCTATATAGGATCTCCCAGCTGTTATGCACAGACTAGATGAACCAATGGGACTTAAACCTATTCCTCATTGTCACAAATTCAGTGCGAACTCAATAGTGAATGCAGTCCACATCAGTACAGCTCACACAAGAGCAGCAGGGTGCAGGATCACTGGGATGAGAGCTCATTGTGAGTTGATCTGCCTATTCTGACAGGGTCTCATGGACAAGTAAACATGAGGGGAGACTGAATAAAACCAGACACTATTCAGTGACTTCCCATGACAATGGAATATGGTTGAAGTGGCTAGTAGAGAAATGTCTCAGAATAAGAATAGGGCTTCAGGGTTGGATGAATATTTTCTCTCAGCTGAATTCTTTGAAGGGGAAAGACCCAACCCAGCAGAGACATGGGAGGCCGAGGAAGACAAACCTGAGCAAGCAGAGCCTTCCGGCTGTCTCTCTTGACAGCCATCGCGAAGTCCAGCCACGTCCATGTGTTGTTGTGGTATTCCAGGCAGGGCAAGACCAGGTTGAAATCCTTCCAATCCTCAATATTCTTCTCACCCTGAAACAGACAAAGTCAGGACCTTTCCACCATCACATCTGAAGGCCACGTCGAGGCAGAATGAGAGAGCGGACACTAGCACTGGGTATTTAAGGTACTTTGTTCCCATCAACCATATCCAggtcaggtttagatacacagtaaagctccctttacactgtccccattaaacacacCCAGGACAGTAACAGCATAGGGTAGATATAGATAAAAGCTTAAATCTTTTAAACTCAAAGTAAATGGAAAGGTACGTTCCATTGAGACTTTTAATCTGGAAGTAAATAGTCCTCTACCTGTCCTAAGAGTGTTTGACAGGGACAGTGTAAAGTGTGGgatcagatacagagtaaagttctctCTACTCTTTAAAATCTTCCTCAAcactggaaaaagtgaggattgcagatgctggaggtcagagtagaaagtcacattcctgaagaagagcttatgctcgaaacatcaactctcctactccttggatgctgtctggccagctgtgcttttccagcaccacacttcctCACACTTGTCcctatcaaacattcccaggacagggacagcacggggttagatacagagtaaagctccctctacactgtccccatcaaatcctcttaggacagggacagcacagaacGAACAtctctctactcttttaaactgaaagtgaaCCTCCCTCTATTTTAAACCAAGTAAAACTTTACtcttctgaactgaaattaaAGTTTCCTcaacattgtccccatcaaatactcttAGGTCAGGTACAACGTGGGCTGAGACAGAGCAAAATGTTGAAACAGAAAGCAAAtgtccctcaacactgtccatTTCAAACACCCCAGGGCAGGTATAGCATGGTGTTCAATACGCATGCACTTATTGACAGTTGTCTTACCTTGTAGCTGACACAGAGAGGGACCTGTGGAATCTTAACGTAGATGAAGGAATTATTCATTGCGGCTCTCTCCTTCATCTTATCAATGTCGTCCACTGGATGCTGTGGGGTAGAAACAAGAGTAAACTCATACTGTGTCTGATCATAAAATCCTGTTCTTGATTATACTTGGAGGCTAAATTAATAAAGGTTCCTATTACAGATCATTATGTAGTGATTGGCTCCCTCTTCAGCCAAG is a genomic window containing:
- the emc6 gene encoding ER membrane protein complex subunit 6, yielding MAAVGFKREGPQFISELAVRGNAAILDYCRTSVSALSGATAGILGLTALTGFIFYFVASFLLSVLLIVKAGRRWSKYFKSRRPLFTGGLVGGLFTYILFWTFLYGMVHVY